TTGGCTATAAAATGGGTAATGGAAAATTAGTAGATAGCATGATTAATGATGGTTTATGGTGTGCAATGAATGACTACCATATGGGTATTACAGCTGAAAATCTAGCACAAAAACACAACTTAACTAGAGAAGAACAAGATATGTTTGCTGCTAATAGTCAACAAAAAGCTGAAAAAGCCCTAGCCGAAAACCGCTTTGCAGCTGAAATAGTAGATGTTGTAATCCCACAACGTAAAGGCGATCCTATTGTATTTAATAAAGATGAATTCCCAAGGGCAGGGGTTACTGCTGATAAATTAACAAAACTACGACCAGCATTTAAAAAAGATGGTAGTGTAACAGCAGCTAACGCCTCTGGTATTAATGATGGTGCGGCAGCAGTAGTTGTTATGAGTAAAGAAAAAGCAGACGAATTAGGAATAACTCCATTAGCAACAATTAAGGCATATGCCTCAGCTGGTGTAGATCCATCAATAATGGGTTACGGACCAGTTCCAGCTGTACAAAAAGCCCTTAAAAAAGCAGGCTTAGAGTTAAGTGATATGGATTTAATTGAAGCCAACGAGGCTTTTGCAGCTCAATCATTAGCAGTAGCTAAAGATTTAAACCTAGATATGAATATTGTAAACGTTAACGGTGGTGCTATTGCCTTGGGTCACCCAATCGGCGCCAGTGGCACAAGAATTTTAGTATCATTACTACATGAAATGGAAAAACGCGACTCAAAACGCGGCTTAGCCACTTTATGTGTTGGTGGTGGTATGGGTGTTACCGTAATAGTAGAAAGATAATGAGTTAAAAAGGACGCTCCCATAATTAAACCTATCTTTGCGTCATACGCAAAAATCTTCACAAAGATATATTATACATATTATCTTTGTAAAGATTTTAGCTATTCCTTAATCTAGGCTCAATTTTGTGAGCCACGGAAATAAGATACTTTCAGTTAGTTAAGGTTATATGCCAATATTTAGGCTCTATAATAAATAGTGTGGGTGAAAAACATCCATACTATTTTTTTTGATATAATCGTAGGGCACGACCTCGTGTGACATCAAATTCAAACAACCAAAAAACAAAATACCCTACCAATCCAATAGAAAAAATAAATTATCTAAAAAACAAAATTTGTAGGGGATGTGCCTCTGTGCCATCCTATTGTATAGTGCCTAGTAAATATATAAATTAACACAAATGTATCCATACTACCAATGTTTTTCGTAGGGGACGACCTTGTGTCGTCCTGTATATGGCATATAAAATAAAATAACCATAAAAACAAAAAACCTTACCAATCCAATAGAAAAAATAAATCACCTAAAAAGCAAAACTGGTAGGGGATGTGCCTCTGTGCCATCCCGTTGTATAGTGCCTAGTAAATATATAAATTAACACAAATGCACCCGTCCCCAGCGTTCGTTTACTTTTATAATATAATTACAAATCCACCACATCCCCAACGTGTCGTCCTGCATATGGCATCTAACTTACCAAAAAAAACAAAATGAAATAATACCTTTACACAATTGTTATGTATATATAATGCATATATACAGTATGTATATGGCTAGTATATGAGCTTTATATAATCTGTAACAATACAGTTTATTGTTATTACAATAATATTATACTAATATACTTCTATTAACGAATTAATATTTATGCAAAATAAGTGTTGACAATCCTAAAATAAGTCCGTATAATGCCTACTTAATATTGAAAATTCTTTAACACGCTAAAGTATAATTCACTTTATTATTGTGCTGTTTATTTTTTAATACATTATAAATAAAGATTTAAAGAGCGGGCTACAGAGTCTGGTTTTTTTGTAATAGCATAATGTATAAAATTAGCTCAATTTAAATATTTATAGATAATTTACACAATGTGATATTGAATGTTCAAGATTAAAATATATTTTTACAATTTAACATCAAAAGGAGTGATAAAAATTTAACTGAGTTATAAATAAAATTCTCTAATTATTAAATAAATAAGTTTTTGGGAAGGAGCTTACTTATGAAAACAGGTGTTGTATTTCAGTTTCTATCTTTAATAGTTATTGCTACTATCATTATTTATAAAATACAAAGAGCTCAAAATGGCCTTGTATATAACATTCGTAATATTTCTGGCTTAGATGCAATTGAAGAGGCTGTTGGCAGGGCAACCGAGATGGGAAGAATGATTCACTTTTCACCAGGAATTGCAGATCTCTCGGGAGTTACCGCATCTCAAACCTTTGCTGGATTAGAAACCCTTGGCATGATTGCTAAACTAACTGCCCGTTATGGTGCAAAGTTATTTGTGTCTATTTGTAGGCCAGTAATATTGCCATTTGCTGAAGAGGTTGTTAAACAAGCTTATATGTCAGAAGGTTCACTTGAGAGCTTTAACGAAGATTGTGTGCAGTATTTATCTAGTGAGCAGTTCGCTTATGCTGCGGCTGTAATGGGAATCATTCAGCGTGAAAAAGCTGCAGCCAGTATTTTACTAGGTGCGTTTTGGGCTGAATCTCTCATGATTGCTGAAGCAGGTTTTCATGCTGGTGCTATACAAGTAGCTGGCTCAGCTAATATTCACCAAATTCCGTTTTTTGTAGCCTCTTGTGACTATGTTTTAATTGGTGAAGAACTCTACGCTGCAGGAGCAATTGCCTCTGGCAACCCTGTAAAAGTAGGTAGTATAGCAGGACAAGATGTCTGTAAGTTTTTTGTAATTGCTATTTTAGTAGTCGGTAGTTTAAGCATAACTTTTGGCAGTAATCTAATAGCTAACTTATTAAATATATAGGGGGAAAAACTATGAAATCTCAGGCAGTAATGATAGCGGTTACTTTTGTATTTGCTTTAATAATAATAATTGATGGTTTTTTCTCGATAGGCTTTATTAGCAAAGCCTCAACTGAAATTCAAAACTGGGGAACAATTATTGCTTCATTCTCATTAGGATTAGCTGCCGTTAACCTTATTCGTGTGCATATTCGCCGTGTTATGCTTCACAGGGGGGAGTGGTACAACTCTATAGCATTACTCTTAGTAATGATAGCTCAATCAATAATTGGATTTGTAGATACCTCTGCTGGCAAAATTTATAACTTTGGTTTTAATAATATAATGACACCCTTAGGCTCTACAATGTTTGCCTTATTGGCTTTTTGGATTGCCTCTGCTGCCTATCGCGCTTTTACAGCTCGTTCTATTGACTCAGCTATATTACTTGTAGCTGCCACAATTGTTATGTTAGGCAATGCCCCCATAGGTGAAACACTGTGGTCGGGATTTGCAGTGATTAAGTCTTGGATTATGGACGTACCTAATATGGCTGCCCAACGTGGAATAATGATAGGTGGAGGTATTGGTGCTATAGCATTAGGCATCCGTATATTAATGGGTATAGAACGAGGCCACCTTGGTGGCGGAGAAGAGTAGGGGGATTATATATTATGAAATTTTTAATGAATATAGATAGAAGAATTATATATATCTTAGTATTTTTAGCAATAGCTATTCCAATGTTAAAGCCAGTTGGTTTGCCTTTTTCCATAAACGAATCTACTCAAAATTTCTTTAATGAAGTAGATGCGTTAAAGCCAGGAGACGTTGTTGTTGTGTCATATGATTACGACCCAAGTTCTCAGGCTCAAATTGAGCCACAGGCTAAAGCAGTATTAAAACATCTGTATAATAAAGAAGGTATTAAAATTATTAACCTGGCATTTTGGCCATCTGGTCCTCTATTTACAGATAAGTATCTTAAAGAAATGCAAGGATCTCATAATAAAGAGTATGGCGAAGACTATGTGTCCTTGGGTTATATAGCGGGTGGAGAAACTGCAATATCTTCTTTTGCAAAAGACATTAAAAAGTGCTTTTCTGTAGACAGATTAGGAAACAAAACTAGTAGCTTAGCCATGCTAAAAAATATCAATAGTGCCAAAGATATTTCTCTATTTATAACCTTTGGCTCAGGTACACCAGGTCTTGCTGAACATATACGCCAAGTTCAAAGTGTTTATGGAACAAAAATGGTGGCAGGTATGAGCTCTGTTTCAGTTGCAGGTTATTTACCATACTATAATGCCGGACAAATTAAAGGTTACTTAAATGGTTTAAGGGGTGCCGCTGAGTATGAGACTCTTTTAAAAGAGCCTGGGGCAGCTACTTCAGCAATGGATTCATTATCTTTTGCCCACATGATAGTTATAGTATTTATTATACTGGGCAATATTGCTTACTTTACTAATCCACAAAGAAAAATAAGGGGGTAAAAGTATATGCTTGGAACATGGTTAGCTGCCATAGGTACATTAGGGCTTATGTCATTTACAATTAAAGAAAATCCTTTTTACAGATTTGTTGAACATGTTTATGTAGGGATAGGTGCAGCACATTCACTTGTTATGGGCTGGGAGTCTTTAAAAACAACTGCTTTTACTCCTATTGCTACAGGTAACTATCTTAAACTGATACCTGTTATTATTGGACTGCTGCTTTATACTAGATTTGCAAAGGGAGCAATATGGATGTCACGTTATCCCCTAGCTATACTAGTTGGTATTGGTACAGGTTTAACTATAAAGGGTACAATTGGGGCTCAAATAATAAATCAAATACAAGCAACCATACTGCCATTAAATAGTATTAATAATGTTATTATTGTATTTGGTGTGATAACAGTGTTAATGTTCTTTTACTTTACTCGTAAAAACGACAATAAAATATTTAATGCCAGTAGCAAAGTTGGTCGTTATGTTATGATGATAGCTTTTGGCGCTTTATTTGGTAATGCTGTTATGGGTAGAATGAGCTTAATGATAGGTAGAGTTCAGTTTTTATTAGGAGATTGGTTAGGCTTACTTTAATAATTATTGTATAAGAGACTATGCTCAATTTTTAGCATAGTCTTTTTTGACTCTATAAACTTTCTTAAAGTTTAGTCTTTAATTGTTATAAACTACCTAAATAGTGGTATATAACATTATATAATTACATATATATTACATTTAATGCAATTGTGAACTAAAGTATTTGTTTTGTAGTAAGTGATTAGTTATAAGTAGTTATAAACTAAAGACTGGAGAAAATAAATGAAATGTAAATTTAGTACTATTGAAAAAAAACAATTAAAGATATTTTTTATAGTAGCCTTTTTAGTTCCTATGTTATTAGGGGTGCTAATGGGCTACAGCTATTATCAAGGAAATAAAGTACATCTTTTTGCATTAACCTTTATGTTATATCCCGCAGCTGGTGTAATATTAGCTATTTATTTTACCAAAGATAAAGACGCCGTTATTCCCCAAAAAGCATATGCAACTCATTTAGTAACAACAGTATTACTTACCGTAATAACCATAGTGAATATTTTTAAACCTTCAGCAAATTTAGATTCACTTAGCCAAGTAATTATTTTAGTAGCTAGTGCACTATTTTTAATATTTGTTCATCATGAAAATCCAGAAATAAAAAAGAAATATAATCTTAATTTTAGGGGTCATGTCCATAAAAAACCTTGGATATACATGTTGTTATTTGTATTATTATATATTACAAGAATTGTTTTTATAGCAGTATTTGATGGTGACTTAGAATCCATAAACACGCTATTTAGTATTCAAACATTGTTAGGTACTTTAAATTTAACTATTGCTTTTGTGTTTAGCTTTATCATGTTTTTTGGTGAGGAATATGGCTGGAGGTACTTTTTACAACCTTTTCTGCAAAAGAGAATGGGTAAACGTTTAGGTATAATTACTTTAGGTGTTATTTGGGGATTATGGCATCTGCCAATTATTATGTTTTTGTATAGTACCGAAACATGGTGTTTAGGTATAATTGGTCAACTTAGTACTTGCATTAGCTTAGCAATATTTTTTGGTTATGCTTACATGAAAACCAAAAACATATGGGTGCCTATTTTTATGCATTTCTTTAATAATAATTTTATAGCAGTACTAGTTGGAAATGTTGATTTTAAATACACTCTCCAGCTAAAAGACGTTGTTATTTTATTAATATCAAACGCAATTATATACGCTTCATTTATATTTGCAAAAGAATATAAAGCCAATAATACAACTAATCATAATGCTTCGTTATAAAATTACAAGCAGTATCTAAAACATAAAAGTGTTTTAGTAAAGTAACTAATTCTTTTAGCACATATAAATAACTATGATAATTATATGCTTATTTATGTAATGTATAATTGACATAATTTAAATTATATAATACCCTTAGTAAAAATTGTTTTCTAAAAATTACGAAAGGATTTGATTATGAATAAACAGTTTAGTTTAAATGTCAAAAAAACATTGGGCTATTTTTTACTGATGATTTTTTTATTACAAGGTTTTAGTATAATAACCTTTTCAGTACTAAAAGGTCATCCGCAAAATGGAAATTTAATTTTATTAATAGATATAGCTATCAGGTTAGCGGTCGCAGTCATTATAGTATTGCTTGTTAAAAAAAATGAAGGATTTTTAGGTATTAAATTAGTTGGTTATATTAATAAAAAATGGATATTGGCAACAGCAGTATTTACTTTTGGATTACATATTTTAAACACCCAACTAACGAACTTCTTTTTACATATATTTCCTTTATCAGATAAATTAATAAGATTAGCTGAGCATTACGATAGTAATTCATCATTAGTAACAATAATACTTAGATTAATTTTAATAGCACCAATAACCGAAGAGCTAATATATAGAGGTATATTTGTGAATGGTTTAAGTAAGTTATATTCTAAAAAAACAACATTCATCCTTACAGCTGTTTTATTTGCAATTTCGCATGGAACTGCCCATCAAATTGCACTTGCTTTTATTACAGGTATATTTTTAGCTTGGCTTTATCTTAAAACTGAATCATTACTATTAACTATAGGTGTACATATGGCAATGAATGGTTTACTGCCTTTTATAAGTCTATTGGGCATACATATAGAAGGATATACTAATGTAAACTTTGCTGTACCATCCTATCATGTTTGGTGGTGGGATATGGTCGGAATTGTGTGTTTAGTTTTAGGTGTTATATTATACAGAAATTGTAATAATAAAATTAATAATGCTGAAATAAACACAAACTTATAAAATGCTAACAAAAAAGAACTATCGTATTTTGTAGTAATACTTAAACGGTAGTTCTTTTATGTTAGACATTGTTTAAAATTACATTTATAGTGGTATATAACAGTAATGTATTTACATATTTTTTTAATACATAATTTATATCATAAAAGGAGAACTAATGAAGAAAAAATACATATCACTAATAATGGTTGTAACATTGCTAACTATGTTAACAGCTTGTTCTACAACTACTACTGCTCTAAAATATACTACCGAGCAAAAACAAGAAGACTTTTTATTTGCATATAACGTGTTAGCAAATGAGTACCCCTTATTTGCAGTTAAACAGCGCCAGCATAAAGTACAATGGTTAGCTAATAAAGACACATATCTTAAGAGAATAACAGAGACCAAAAATGATAAACAGTTTTATAAAGAATTAGCTTTAATTATAGCTGAAATAAAAGATGGACATACCAATGTCGTTTCGCCTACTTTTTATTACTATGTACAAGATTTATTAAAAAATTCAGAAGTAAATAGTGATAAATTTGTTAATGAATTTTTAGTAGAGCCATTAAATGACTCCCAAGAAGACTATAAATACTGGAATGAAGTTTTTGGCAACCCCAAAAAAGTAACTCAAAAAGACATTAAAAACAATACCAAAAAAAGCGTAGATTTTAGTAGTTACCATAATGGAGACACAATATATATTAAGTTTAGTTCCTTTTCAGTCTCAGAAGAAGGCTGTCAGCAAGTATATGATTATATTGTAGAAAACAAAAATTGCTCAAATATAATTATAGATATAAGAGATAACTCTGGTGGCAGTGATTTGCAATGGATAAACAATATAGTATCACCACTAAATAATAATACATATCAAAATAATAAATATATGGCTTTACGTGGGGGAGAGATTAGTGAAAAATACACAAAAATTCTTGGTGGAAATAAAATAGCTATCTGCGAACGCCCAGAGTTACCAAATTACCCCCCAGAAATATCAACAGATTTTAAGTATTTACTTAAAACAGAGCAAAAAATTGTACCCCAAAAACCTATTGGCTTTACCGGAGATATATATGTACTTACTAACAAAAAAGTTTTTTCAGCTGGTGAAGGGTTTGCTACATTTTGCAAACGAACAGGCTTTGCAACATTAGTAGGAGAAAGAACTGGTGGTGATGGTGGTAGTACATCTCCTATTTTTGTTAAGCTACCTAATAGCGGTTTATTACTAAGAATGCGTTTGCAAATGACCCTTAACCCCGATGGTTCAGCCAATGCAGAATACGGAACAGCACCAGATATTGAGGTAAAAGCAGAGCATGCGCTCACAGAAACCTTAAAAATAATTGAGGGTAAAACTGAATAATACCTATTATTATAATATACTAAAGCTATTGCTTTTACTTTAAGTAATAGTTTTTTTATTCCATATTTGTTTCAAACAACAATTATGGTGGTATATTACTATAGTTGATTTATATGTTTCTGCTAAATTTGTAGCAAGTTTAAGGAGAAAATTGTATGATTAAAAAAATAAAATTACTAGTTCCTACTGCAATACTAATATTTTTACTTATTTTATCCACAACAGTACAGCCTATAGGTAATTATAGCTCTCAACAAAAGCAAGAAGATTTTTTATTTGTATACAACTTACTAGCCAAAGAATATCCTTTTTTTTCAATGTTAGAACGTAAATACAACATAAAGTGGCTGGCTAATAAAGATACATATCTTGAGAGAATAAAAGCTACTAAAAATGATACTCAATTTTACACTGAGTTAAAGAATATTTTATGTGAGTTATATGATGGACACACTCATATTGTTTCTCCAAAATTTTATCACTATTTAAAAGAACTAGCTAATGATTTAGAGTTAGATTCTGATAAATACAATAATGAATTTTTAGTAAAGCCATTAAATAGTGCCCAAAGGCATTATGAATTTTGGACTAAAAAATTTGGTTACACACCAAAATCTTTTGAGCAAGAGAGCAACAACGTAAACAAAAAAAATTATATTTTTCAGAAATACCACAATGGAGAAACTATTTATCTTAAAATAAAATCTTTTAAAATGTCACATAAAGAATGTCAACAAGTATATGATTACATAATAAACAATAAAGATTGTTCTTCTATTATTATAGATATTAGAGATAATAAAGGAGGCAATAGTGGTCAATGGCTTTATAATATTGTTTTTCCTTTAAATACTAAATCTCAAAAACATAACATGTATTATGCTTTACGTGGTGGTAAGTTAAGCGAAAAATTTGCTAAGATATTTGGCACAAAATACAAAGTAGAAATGTCTCAGCGTCCAATTTTACCAAACTATCCACCTGAATTAACAACTAATTTTAAATTCATCTTAAATAGAGAAGAAAAAATTAGCCCGAAAGATCCCATTGATTTTATTGGAAAAATATATGTGCTTATAAATAATAAAGTATATTCATCTGCAGAAAGTTTGGCACTTTTTTGTAAAAATACTGGTTTTGCAACTTTAGTAGGTGAACGAACAAAAGGAGATGGTGGAGGTTTTTCACCTATTTTAGTAAAGTTACCTAATAGCGGTTTATTATTAAGAATGCGTTTGCAAATGGTCCTTAACCGCGATGGTTCAGCCAATGCAGAATACGGAACAGCACCAGATATTGAGGTAAAAGCAGCAGAAGCTTTAACAGAAACCTTAAAAATAATTGAACAAAAAACCAATAAATAGTATGATTAAATAGCTTAGAATAAAAAGAG
This Clostridium sp. 'deep sea' DNA region includes the following protein-coding sequences:
- a CDS encoding S41 family peptidase, with translation MKKKYISLIMVVTLLTMLTACSTTTTALKYTTEQKQEDFLFAYNVLANEYPLFAVKQRQHKVQWLANKDTYLKRITETKNDKQFYKELALIIAEIKDGHTNVVSPTFYYYVQDLLKNSEVNSDKFVNEFLVEPLNDSQEDYKYWNEVFGNPKKVTQKDIKNNTKKSVDFSSYHNGDTIYIKFSSFSVSEEGCQQVYDYIVENKNCSNIIIDIRDNSGGSDLQWINNIVSPLNNNTYQNNKYMALRGGEISEKYTKILGGNKIAICERPELPNYPPEISTDFKYLLKTEQKIVPQKPIGFTGDIYVLTNKKVFSAGEGFATFCKRTGFATLVGERTGGDGGSTSPIFVKLPNSGLLLRMRLQMTLNPDGSANAEYGTAPDIEVKAEHALTETLKIIEGKTE
- a CDS encoding acetyl-CoA C-acetyltransferase; this encodes MKQVVIASATRTAIGKFNGTLANVSAVELAKIVIEEAIKRAGIQATDVEDVVLGNVIQAGLGQNVARQAAIKAGIPVEVPAMTVNKVCGSGLQAVILAARSIMLGDADIVVAGGTENMSLAPYLLPKARFGYKMGNGKLVDSMINDGLWCAMNDYHMGITAENLAQKHNLTREEQDMFAANSQQKAEKALAENRFAAEIVDVVIPQRKGDPIVFNKDEFPRAGVTADKLTKLRPAFKKDGSVTAANASGINDGAAAVVVMSKEKADELGITPLATIKAYASAGVDPSIMGYGPVPAVQKALKKAGLELSDMDLIEANEAFAAQSLAVAKDLNLDMNIVNVNGGAIALGHPIGASGTRILVSLLHEMEKRDSKRGLATLCVGGGMGVTVIVER
- a CDS encoding type II CAAX endopeptidase family protein, encoding MNKQFSLNVKKTLGYFLLMIFLLQGFSIITFSVLKGHPQNGNLILLIDIAIRLAVAVIIVLLVKKNEGFLGIKLVGYINKKWILATAVFTFGLHILNTQLTNFFLHIFPLSDKLIRLAEHYDSNSSLVTIILRLILIAPITEELIYRGIFVNGLSKLYSKKTTFILTAVLFAISHGTAHQIALAFITGIFLAWLYLKTESLLLTIGVHMAMNGLLPFISLLGIHIEGYTNVNFAVPSYHVWWWDMVGIVCLVLGVILYRNCNNKINNAEINTNL
- a CDS encoding type II CAAX endopeptidase family protein, giving the protein MKCKFSTIEKKQLKIFFIVAFLVPMLLGVLMGYSYYQGNKVHLFALTFMLYPAAGVILAIYFTKDKDAVIPQKAYATHLVTTVLLTVITIVNIFKPSANLDSLSQVIILVASALFLIFVHHENPEIKKKYNLNFRGHVHKKPWIYMLLFVLLYITRIVFIAVFDGDLESINTLFSIQTLLGTLNLTIAFVFSFIMFFGEEYGWRYFLQPFLQKRMGKRLGIITLGVIWGLWHLPIIMFLYSTETWCLGIIGQLSTCISLAIFFGYAYMKTKNIWVPIFMHFFNNNFIAVLVGNVDFKYTLQLKDVVILLISNAIIYASFIFAKEYKANNTTNHNASL
- a CDS encoding S41 family peptidase codes for the protein MIKKIKLLVPTAILIFLLILSTTVQPIGNYSSQQKQEDFLFVYNLLAKEYPFFSMLERKYNIKWLANKDTYLERIKATKNDTQFYTELKNILCELYDGHTHIVSPKFYHYLKELANDLELDSDKYNNEFLVKPLNSAQRHYEFWTKKFGYTPKSFEQESNNVNKKNYIFQKYHNGETIYLKIKSFKMSHKECQQVYDYIINNKDCSSIIIDIRDNKGGNSGQWLYNIVFPLNTKSQKHNMYYALRGGKLSEKFAKIFGTKYKVEMSQRPILPNYPPELTTNFKFILNREEKISPKDPIDFIGKIYVLINNKVYSSAESLALFCKNTGFATLVGERTKGDGGGFSPILVKLPNSGLLLRMRLQMVLNRDGSANAEYGTAPDIEVKAAEALTETLKIIEQKTNK
- a CDS encoding DUF6754 domain-containing protein: MKTGVVFQFLSLIVIATIIIYKIQRAQNGLVYNIRNISGLDAIEEAVGRATEMGRMIHFSPGIADLSGVTASQTFAGLETLGMIAKLTARYGAKLFVSICRPVILPFAEEVVKQAYMSEGSLESFNEDCVQYLSSEQFAYAAAVMGIIQREKAAASILLGAFWAESLMIAEAGFHAGAIQVAGSANIHQIPFFVASCDYVLIGEELYAAGAIASGNPVKVGSIAGQDVCKFFVIAILVVGSLSITFGSNLIANLLNI